The sequence GCCGGCCGGCGCATCGCGCAGCACTTGGACATGCTCCTCCCGACGTACGCGTTCAACTTCAGCGCGTACCCGGCCATCACGGTGCCGTGCGGTTTTACGGGCGAGGGGCTGCCGGTGGGGCTCCAGATCGTCGCGGGCTGGCGGCAGGACGCCCGGGTGCTCGGGGCCGCGGCGGCGTTCGAGGCGGCCGCGCCCTGGACGGCCCGCCGCCCGGCGCTCGGCTAGACCGGGTCCCGCGGGGCCCTACGTGGCCGCCGTGGTCTTGAGGCGCTCGCGGAACTGCTTGCGGAACTTC is a genomic window of bacterium containing:
- a CDS encoding amidase family protein; protein product: AGRRIAQHLDMLLPTYAFNFSAYPAITVPCGFTGEGLPVGLQIVAGWRQDARVLGAAAAFEAAAPWTARRPALG